A genome region from Bacillaceae bacterium IKA-2 includes the following:
- the galE gene encoding UDP-glucose 4-epimerase GalE yields MILVCGGAGYIGSHAVYRLIEKGEEVVIVDNLQTGHKKAIHPKAYFYQGDIRDRRFLKSVFAKYDFDTVLHFAANSLVGESMENPLKYYDNNVFGTQVLLEMMSQFQVSRIVFSSTAAVYGEPNQLPITETVNTVPTNTYGETKLAMEKMMKWANIAHKISYISLRYFNVAGAYGVNLGEDHDPETHLVPLILKVALGQREEISIFGDDYDTHDGTCIRDYIHVLDLVDAHILAVQKLRQGSEPQIYNLGNGNGFTVKEVIDAARKVTNHPIPASVKQRRLGDPAKLVAASFKAKEELGWVPKFPDIEEIVASAWDWHQKNSRGYGGE; encoded by the coding sequence ATGATTTTAGTTTGCGGTGGCGCAGGTTATATTGGAAGTCATGCAGTTTATCGATTAATTGAAAAGGGTGAAGAGGTAGTTATTGTAGATAATTTGCAAACAGGTCACAAGAAGGCTATTCATCCAAAAGCTTACTTTTATCAAGGGGATATTAGAGACCGTAGGTTTTTAAAGTCAGTTTTTGCAAAGTATGATTTTGATACAGTCCTTCATTTTGCAGCAAATTCATTGGTTGGCGAAAGTATGGAAAATCCGCTCAAGTATTATGATAACAATGTATTTGGAACTCAAGTTTTACTTGAAATGATGAGTCAATTTCAAGTGAGTCGGATCGTCTTTTCCTCAACGGCAGCCGTTTATGGAGAGCCAAACCAATTGCCGATAACAGAAACAGTTAATACGGTTCCAACCAATACGTATGGTGAAACAAAATTAGCAATGGAAAAAATGATGAAGTGGGCAAATATAGCTCATAAGATCAGTTATATTTCGCTACGTTATTTTAATGTAGCTGGAGCTTATGGAGTTAATCTCGGTGAAGATCATGATCCAGAAACACATTTAGTTCCGTTAATATTAAAAGTTGCGTTAGGACAAAGAGAAGAAATAAGTATTTTTGGTGATGATTATGATACCCATGATGGAACATGTATTAGAGACTATATTCATGTTTTAGATTTAGTGGATGCTCATATTCTCGCTGTACAGAAGTTACGTCAAGGATCTGAACCACAAATTTACAACCTAGGAAATGGCAATGGCTTCACTGTAAAAGAAGTAATAGATGCTGCACGAAAGGTGACAAATCACCCGATCCCAGCTAGTGTGAAACAACGTCGATTAGGAGACCCGGCAAAGCTTGTGGCAGCGTCTTTTAAAGCAAAAGAAGAGCTAGGTTGGGTTCCGAAATTTCCGGATATTGAGGAAATTGTTGCTTCGGCTTGGGATTGGCACCAGAAAAATTCTCGCGGTTATGGTGGTGAATGA